Sequence from the Castanea sativa cultivar Marrone di Chiusa Pesio chromosome 12, ASM4071231v1 genome:
aggatccagccgagaaTGATTTTTCCCTTCGGACTGACATCAGAGAatccgggacttcatggtaaaggttagggaaggaCACGGTCAAAACCAGtcgttaaagggggtgaacccttgaatgtcctaggaGCACCGATGTAGgagaaatatcaaagataaaggctgctacctccacgttaaagaccctgcacctaccgccctggccgcattaatggggaagtgacacctaaacagtggaagggaaacttctggttactattcaaaggcactgagaaaagaaatatctaggctaagggggaggtggggcaacacgtgtataaagtattcaaaggagtagtatttaaagagcaatctaagacaggaaagagggacggactttttgtaacctaaaaagaaaagaaacaaagagagagataatataagaacaactctcggcttatgtccgaggaagctgatttactatattccttgttgtttccaagtatttgcaatctttagtttgtcatttaatcctcacacgcttctaacctgggtttcaagcccacactctacaaattcatattgtttaaggctcattgggcctgagcccataactgttcttgggaccaggtgcaattgtgcacttacaatatatatatgcaGGAGCGGCCCAACAAATTTGGAGGCCTAAGGTGATATATTTAAATCGGGCTTtttgttatcacttaaataatatttaactagtatttaataccataaatttttataacaaaaatctattcattttattttgtaatatgcctttttttttggaaaaatgctgaaactataacaaattttactaaaaaaaattcaaacgaTGTAGAAATGAATGCGATTAGCAACACTTCAAGAAGgtaataaacaagtatttgaatgaatgatattagggatattataaattttacaacatgaggCTTACAAAGATGTatcattaatcacaaaaaataattcaaaaatgcatttaataggtTATTGACGTCCGcatatcatattaattgtcacattaatttgtaaagttttcaagtaaaattaataatatttctagtatttttcTATCTGAATTATTTATTGCGATTAGTGACACATATTTGTaagggaaaatgaaaaagatacaaattcttttacaaatttttttataaattgatgatGTGGTAAATGattatagataaaaaataaaaaaaaaagtgatgttatcaGGTGGGTCCAGATGAAAACCAGTAAGAAGTTGGCTAtaacaacagtttgtaaaaatattgtaaaatagtttgtaaaactatagcattactctatTTTTAAGACTCAtgtatttaaagttgtattatctCTAACATTACTCAATACTTTGGGACTTCTTAAAAGtagagaaaaattataaaactaatttttttcccaatatctccaaatttttttaatatatcaatttttgacCTAAAATTTGGGGTCTTCCTCTAGTAGAGGGCCCTAGGAAGTGGCTAAGTGGCCTATGCCTAGGGCCAACCCTGTATATAtgagttgggttcaaattatacctggtgtaactctaagtgATATTACATCacttaataacttattattatatgtgaattttgacaaatctactgttagattacattatattcatatactttccatgcttgcaaaatttcacggtgatcaaagattaatagtcatattatcaatcaattgtttgaattcaaatttttgtagtttaaaataattcataagagatgagtttatagatcacatggtaaataacatccgattgacatgaaaattggcatgcatgttaagcacatatagaacatgtaattcaacggtgagattcttaaaatataaatttaataataagttattgggtggtgtaacattgcttagagttacaccaggtgtaacttgaacataactctctctctctctctctctctctctctctctctctctctctctctctctatatatatatatatatatatataatggaagaTGGTAGAGatacctaaaaaaatataaaatgatattCAATAATACATTGAAATTTAACGCTCAATTAATTGcatatatttaaatggaaaacccttgaatttaataattaatagcGATCcgaaacaataattaaaatcatgtttaagtggaaacctcaattcaataattaagaacaatctaaattactaaccatttaaaatttgaagtagAGAGACTCAcataagaatttaatttttgtccttGAGAACATGGAAGAAGACACTAAAATTTGAGTGAGTTTCATcctaccaaaaaaacaaaaaacaaaaacaaaagaggatatatatatatatacacacacacttcaAGTTTAAGTTAAGTCATGTGCGTTGCATGGGTTTTAAGTATAAACTCATAAgacatataattttattaaaaaataatagctaaatgaattattattatataattgaaagtaaaaatCACGCTACATGTATGTGTGTATGCATATCACAGAAAAGAAGTGGTGTAATCTTACCATTGTCTAGCTAATTCTTTTTATAATCTCTTTATTTTGTAGGGGGAGAGAAAcacttcttttgaaaaaaaaaaagtcagtttATAGTAGATAATAATTCGCaaattactttgaaatttttttaaacaaatccctttaaaaagttttagaaGAGTTTAAATTACACTAATAAATTAACTCTCtactcaaattttctttttaaaatcacGTTAATAAAAAGCTATTGATAAAACTAAACTTTTCTTAGGCTTATCTATTTAGCTTCGTTACCAAATTGATAtcaactcttttattttatttctatttctaataaattaactctctattcaatttttttaaatcacgcTAATAAAAAGTTACTGATAATTTCTTAGGCTTATCTATTTagctttgttgccaaatttatataaactcttttattttattttacaactaaaaacttataaaaaacaatttaaatttaaatttctaatgCAGAATTCATGAATTTAAGTACGTATGTGAGAATTTTATATTAGTTTTCttgaagttaaagaaaaatatctcaaacaaaataaaaataataataacaaagaaagaatgCAAACCTACTTTGTCATGGGATTTAGACATTCACAAATTAGGGtaaactttacttcaaaaaggatatatatatatatatatatatatatatatatatatatatatatatatatatatatatattactaatatATAGGTAGAGTTTTATTTGACATAGAATTTAAAtcatattgaaatttttttctcaaaaaaaaaaaaaaaaatcctattggAATTAAGATTTCTAATCAATGTGTTTGTTGCTATCTCATAAATCCCATAAAGAGTGGAATAAAAAAAGGTCAtatgaatagaaagaaaaaagagaacctttttttttttatacggaaaaaaagaaactttttttttataacaaaaaaaaagggtaaactacatatttaacCTCTATCCTTTATATCATAtgttaatttggtccttaaactttcaattgtgttaatttggtctctaacttTTTTAGCATTGCATCAATTTAATCCCTTCCGTTATTCCCTGAATAGAAAAAGCTTATATGTCAAACGGAATAATATAAACTTACTCTCTAAGACACATCATCTACCAACAGTACTGCCAatcatattaaataaataaaaaaacacaaattaaaatgTTCACTCAGGTGAGtcatctttccttctttttcgtAATTgtcttactcttttttttttgttggttgaatATAATCGACTCACTACCTTCTTCACACTTCACTTCAGTATTGTCTTCCTTACACGTCTCCTCTTATTTACCTAGAAACCAAGATccttttttaataaacttttgTACCAAAGACACACATATAATATTCTGGTGTTTATATGAGAGTGAGACTAAAGAATGACTTATGATCAGAATTTGTAACACAGCAAAACACTAAAGGTATGTTccccctaaaataaaaaaacctgtCTTTCACAGACCGAAACAAAAAATGTGGAATCTAAATGACTCGCCTAATCAACAAAGAGACGATGAATCTGAAGGCTGCTCCTCCCAAAAGACTTCTTTTGATGGAGACGATGACAAGGGCAAACAGGTCGTATTCGTGTCAAATTCAGGCTCCTCCGCCGTGGTCATCGAGGACGGATCTGATGACGATCAAGACTGTGACCTACAAAAAAATCAAGCGGCATAGTAGTAGCACCAACAAGCTAGCTATTCGGGTTCTCGTTCAACGAGAGCAACGACCCACAACCCTGAACccactagagagagagaaaacacgCCGCCTAAGAGAGAGacgagagagagaaaaatcGCGAAATAGAGAGAAACGAACCTATAGCCGCCGCCGCCGTCTGCAACTTCATATCTTGACTCTTGTAGTTCGCGTGAGGATGAGGGAGAAGATAAGTGCAGACTTGACAGCAGCACAGTGAAAAGCAAGACCACGGCACCAAGGACAGAGCATGAGAAAATGGACTTGGGCTACTTGATGGAGACGATAGAAGCTATACCTTATCATGATTTGTTTATACATAGTTATGATAAGTTGCTACCACGTGGCTTGAAAAGATAGGGCTGTGatataaatatttgtaatcttAGGTAATCTTGTTCtgtttagatagaacttattgctgaaaattaaaaacaccgtagcaaaataatttttaaaggtgtaaaaagtactgttcatgcccaaaaagtactgtttattggcctaaaatcactgttcatggccaataaACAGTGACAGACacgctgtaaaaaaaaaaaaaaaaaaaaccaaaacgtaAACGCAGGACGTGGACGTTGAAACCAAACGCCCTCGTAGTATAAGTTTTGTAACTACTTTCCCTTCAAAAGTGGGAATTAGTTTTGTTTCAGATAGCTACTGTATATAACTAGTCAGACAATTGTATTTTGTTGTGGTTGTGTGGTGTATTGCTCAGTATCAAACCAGAGCTTTATTTAGAGAGTGGCTTTACCTTTGACAGATATATATGTATAGACTTCATTTTGTCTGTGTATTGCATCCGGCAACTCCGTAGCATAGACCattattaaagaagaaaaaaagaaagttattcaattcaattttgaatttgtgaggagaaaaaaataaaaggcagAGGGGCATCTATGAGCGTGTGTGGTATCTCATATCTGCTCTACGCATTATTGTGAATTATGATTGTGAGTAATGAATAATGGTGGCGATGATGataattattgcaaaaaaattcaacaacagCGACAACCAGGCGTAGCCGTCCCAAAAGTAAATGcgtaaatattttaatattagagttttttttttttttttcaatatgaCTTGGCAATACAGTTTGCAGTTGATGTGACatataaagtaatttttatagagaaatgatatgtccacaacatcttcacaacatttttacaacaaatcttaagtggcaggttgttattagttattattgttggggcaaaaaagtaatcttagtattaggttcaaatttgaaccaataacaaataaccacctatgatttatggtgaaaatgttgtaaaaacgttgtggatgtagcatctcttctttttataattttgtttgacaCATTAACTTTTTTCATCCAAAATATAATGGCAGTGACTaaattgacatgatattgaaaaaattaaagaccaaattgacacaattgaaaggtaagagaccaaattgacatataGTGTAAAGGATAAGgaccaattttgtaatttatacccaaaaaaaaagaaaaaatacaaacaaacattcattatatatagatactttttttttttttgagaagaaagagaatgTGTTTACTTTAAAACTCAAATACTTATTAccttatttacaatttttttttttaactttatccaaaaacatttttggtaAATCGGTATCAACAAAAGACTTTCTATCTTCTGTTTTTCcaatattgttgttgttttttttcttatgactgtaatataatttatttaatatatatgtagagtttcatttgatatagaatttaacataaaattatttcataaacTTCACTCAAAAGCCAAACTTATAGTGGAAAGTATTACATGATACACTCTATTAAACAAATATAGGATAATTACCTCTCAtacatttattataaaataaatatgcaCAATTGAAGCAGTtcaatacaaatttattatgtaaaataaatgtATGACTATATTGATTACCTTCAATTAGGGGTGTTCGCGGTGCAgttttgggtcatttttagcaccgcactttgcggtgcggtttagctaaaaccataactgcaccgcactttatttttgcggtcacatgtgcAGTGCAGTGTGTTTTAAAGTTTAACCAAAACCATAATCGCaccgcacctcatttttgcgATCATATATGCGGTGCGGTGTATAAGATGCggtttgaatgatttgaagttgttatatttttcaaattttagattttttttacctagcccaaaactaatttttccctttattttggtccaagttttaaactattgagctagtttttctttattttgggctgaCTTTCTTAATCAACATTTGCTAGGGTTatcaaactatttttaaaaaaaaactagggctattaaactattaataatatatttaatattaaaaataattaaatatattaatatatagagaggatGCGGTGCGGTTTTCTTATTGTAAAACCACAAACTGCACTGCACCATGCAGTGTGGTGTGGTGCGGTGCGGTGCACTATTACTTGCGGTGCGGTTATACCTTTTTGCGGGCGGTTTTGGTGCGGTTTTTGTGGTTTGTGCGGTTTAtgcggtttggtgaacacccctacCTTCAATTGTTCATTGCTTATATGATTTGTTTGCAAGAATAGTGTTTCTTTGTCTTTTGTTGGCTGAATAGTCATAAATTTAACAGTATGCATATTTGAAAGGCAAATCAAATTCATGTAaagtgtcaaaaaaaaaaattgcctatTATGGTGGTTATGTCTTCAATGTCAAACCACTTCATGGAGAGGgagtgaaagttttttttttttttttttcttttcaaactaagagagagacatcatttgaaaaagaaatcaatataTAATAGCTAAAGCATTAATATTTAGAATAGGTATTTGATGCAGATAATGTTtcaattgtaatcaaattatcttctcattttttatgagtattctcatttttgttttggtgtcttAGGCTTTATCAAATTAGCTTTGTTGATCCttgtaattcattttaattagaagtttttgTATTCACGCTTTATAATCTAATTAGTTTTGGAGGTAGGATTTTGCTTGGATTAGTATTTCAATTGTGATCAAATTCAGGTAAGATATAGTGATATACATAGggattaatatttatttattttttgatcttATCTATAAATTTCTTGCAATTTGGGGCAGcaaacttttcttttaattaaaggTGAAGTGCTTGCTGCATCTTGTGACCGAATGGAGAAGAGCTTAAATCCCGTGTACAGCAGCTAATGTGATGAGAAAGGCCTTACTCTTCTGTCAAAGTGCTAGTTTTTCTAAAGTGGCAGTGGAGTGCagtttttctaagaaaaatatatctatttttaaaaaaatctataaaaatttatgcaatttgGTGAAGACACTTGGCacaacactacaaaaaacgcgcttTTGGGCCGCGTTTTTCTAAAACGCAGCTACAGATAGGGGTTTTGaaccgcgtttataaaaaacgcagctccaggaaacacgtatagccgcgtttactaaacgcggctatagacccgcatTGAAGCCGCGTTCTTCGGTGTTGAGGCTGCGTTTGGCTGGTAGGATTTCAGCCGCgtttttagaaacgcggctctagggaatttttttttttttgtttttcattatttctggAGCGGCGTTTAAGAAACGCAGCTCCAAACATGTTGAAGCTGCGTTTCATTAAACGCAGCTCCTAAATGTTGAAGCTGTGTTTCATtaaacgcagcttcaacatttagtataaaaataaaaaaaaaatctatctctAAATTAGATCgcaaaaaaccctaaatcatcTCCACccgctctctctcactcacctgCCCAAACCCAAACTCTATTCGAAGCTCTTCTCAAGGCCTCACCGACTCCTCCTCTTCCAAACCCAACCCATCCAACGGCCTCCCTCGTCTTTCAATCTCCGCCGTCGATTGGCCTCGCTTTCAAGTTCGCCGAGTTGGAATGCGTCTCCAAGGTTGCTTCCCTTCTATCCTTCAAcgactctttttttctttttttacccaaaaccaaaaagagtTTATGTTGATTTCAGTtattcattaatcaattgaagcgaaatttttttaacttttttaatgttatgattatgAACACGGAAAAGAATCTAAACACAACATATATGTTCTTCTTGCTTGGATTGTGATTATAATGTATTTAATCTGATGGTATGCCAAATCGTGAGAAGCGTAGATGGAGTTCtagaattatataaatattatattattgttgtttaagtGTGTGTCTTTGTCTCTTTGGTTTCATTTCTGTAGTAATGTTTGTCTCTCCAATTCTTATTGTTTGTATACTAAAggtttatttttggttttatatttatttgggTGTCTaataaaaaactagaaaaaatcACTAATTCAAATGTTTGACATGAAAACAAACAACTTTTACAGATTAGAAACCCCAATTTTGTCTTTAAATGCTTCTTTAGCAACTTGAGAAAAAGGGTTGTGTATATGGCTTAGTGGAATAGAGGATGAAAACCAACGTCAAGATCATTGAAGCTaggtaacctttttttttgcccatataattcaaattcttcaattttttagaaagttcTTCCAACCAAGCCAATGGCTTACACCTTCGCTAACTTGAACATGTTGGCAACTCCAGGCCACTGGTGTAGCCATCCTCTGAACATAATAGTTGTCCTTTGGTCTTCATGGACATGGTTTCCTTCATGAGCGTATATTCCAAATTCAAGTTGTCTTCAAGTTTACACTTGATTTTGATGGGGATGTTAAAATAGATTACCATAAATACATAAGCCATGATGTATAACACCATAGGCTTTGTGGTTTTGTAATGCATTGGACTATTGTGGTTTAGGCTTACTATACTAAGCCTaatctacttttatatataccCTACATTAAATATTGTAACATATAGTTCAATATAGCAAAGATGTGACTACTTGTCTTTCTGCCATAGACATATGCCATCAAGCCGAACTATGTTAATTGGTTCTCTTATTTCTACTTTCTCtttttacatgttttatttaattctttctattttaacattatgaatttaaaatgaTAGGATCTACATAGGTAATGCTTTGAgcttttcttgatattttctgtAGTGATCATTCTGCAATTTGCATTGTAATTATTGTGAGTGAGAAACCTTGAGAGATTGGTTTAGATTCCCTGATAGAGCCTTTAAAAGGGTGGTCTTCCCACAACCTGGGGGACCAAGCAGTAGAGATATCCTGCAAGAAAGGTAAGGCCATGTGAACACATCTCTAGCCTCATTAAAGCACATTTTTCAGTTATCTCTattgttacaaaaaaaaaaaaaacaaaaatcattgaAGCTAGGGACGCAACAAAAATTGTAGTGAAATTGTAGAGTTCTAGTATAATTTGGGAATGCTGTAAAATTCAAGTGAACTTTTAATGTGCCCTTAGACagactattaaaaaaaaaaaaaaaaaccttctaaGAGTATAGTATGAAAATGTATTACAGATTCTAGAAAGTATTTCAAAGCGAAGGGACAATATCCCCCCCATCCAAAGCATTGTAAATTTATGTATAGAGGTAGTGTATCaatgaaaatttcataaaaatggGATAGCACCAAGTGATAAGAAATCACAGTATAATCTCTTTCCCAAGTGAAAATTTTGCTCTAAATAAGAACCTCTGGTGAACAAAGAATGACAAGTCAATTACATGTCCCTCACATATGTAAACAATATACTACCAATCCTCAAAGTTTCCTTAATACCCCAATCTAAATTGTACAAAGGttctttacttaataaaatttctatatatgatACCACTTAGAAATGTCCTGCAAGAAAGATACTATTTAAAGAAGATATAAAGACAAACCAACAACGTGAGGAACtcaatttcaattatttcaGTATATAGGCTATAGCTTACCTTCCTGGCTTTATGATACCACTAATGTCATTGATGATGCTTATCTTGGTTTGACTTGCCTTTGAACTTGGCAGCTTAGTGAATGCCTGTTAAGTTAGAAAGAAGACAATCTTGATTTTCCAATATTCATACCTGTTATATAATAAGCTGTAActgcaatatattttttattgtagattaaaaaataaaaaataaaaaattaaactattcaTAAATTGTAGGTTTTGCAATTCAGCAAGATTCAGAAAACCCAGGTTTTCTTGGTTATGATGCAGAATGACAAGTGTAAAGGTGTTAGATATCGTTCTAGTTAGATGTAAACCATTAAATCTATAAGGAACTTCTAGTAGTCTCAAGAAAAAACTCTAGTATCCATCAGAAATAAAGagccatatttttttaattaaattattgaaagCAAATTTTAAGCCTATTTAAAGGCCcccaaaaactttatttttaagtaaaaatatttcaaaatagaCAAGACTCTAATTTGATAAGGaaaaccttaaaatcacctaaaatcaagaaaatggaatgctaaaattatgaaaatcacATAGCAGTATGAAAATAtaacaaatgacaaaaattaatcCCATTTTCTTTGCTCTAAAATGGTCATACTGAGACACACAAACATGCATGTGTATTTGCATATTTATACCCCATGATgccttttatctttattttttgttttttaaaacttcTATGTCAAAGCTAAAAATCCATAAATCTAACTCTGAATTACTCTCCAAATATGAAAATACTTACAGAGAGTACGCTTCTAAGAGAATTCCATAGTGTTGGAAGGGGCTTGCTGTGAACCACCTCACATTCAGCCTCCACACGCAAATTTTTGTATCTCACCTCCACAGTGGGCAATTTTACACCAACACTGCAAAAACAATTCATCTTTGGGTAAACTTCAAAAACAATTCAGACAAATGAACTGTTCATTAGTACATGCATGGAAAAAACACTAACTCGTTGAGCAATGAAAAAGATAGCAAGAGCAATGAACAACAACATGGTCTGTGAATTCAATTCTAGCATGCAAGTTTTTGCTTCTCTATGTATGACTTAGTTGCTATGACATCAATTCCATTGAAATTGATTCTACATACATATGTTGCTTGTATATACTTAGACACgatttttacaagaaaaaaaaattgagtaaaaGGATTACTTGTCTAtcctgttttttatttttctcaacaaGTGAAGGTTGTCATGCTCAATGTGCTTAATGAGCTTCTCTATGAAGTGATGGCGTTCTTGAGCTCCAAGCTTGGTAACATCTATAACCCTTTTTCCTTTATTATCAGTACTACCAACATCACCATTATTGTCAATTAAGGATGATCTCAGCCCCTCAAATGTAGGCAATCTCGGGATTTGCTGCCCACTGCAAGTCATATTCAGCCATCACCCTTTTTAGAACTCAATCCTCAACTTCTTTGAAAACTCGAGGTATGATGCCGAAAAGATGATGTAATACTTCTTCCTAATTGTGCATGAAAATTAAGCAGTAGCTCTTGAAAATTTGTGATTCCGTATAGTATATTTTTCTTATGATTGTTGCGTTGATTGAAGTTCGTGATTGGGCTTCATGTGGACAGGTTTTTGGGTTGGAAAATAGGCAGAAGAGGCTAGGAGTCACCGTGAGGGCAGAGTGCTAATGAAGATACAAAGTGCCTAGGTTAAAGAAGGGCTTCATGTATTacgttgtttttattttttattttctaaaagaaagtaaaagcTTTTTAATCAACCACAAATTGTGCAATACCAACGTTGCCCCTTTTTGAGCTTTCTCTATACCTATTTGGCTGCTTCATGCCCTGTTTTGCAAGATGGAGActgtatttaataatttgtttttacttataaaaaataatagaaaaagaattCTTTTTCTTGGACTGTTAAATTGGCTTTGTGACATGATGAACAAGATTCTGGAAGTGGTTGTATTAATCCATGAGCCAcattgttaaatttaattgtccTTGAGATAGATAACACATTTGTATTGCACTGGCCAATGTAGTCACatgcttaaatttaattggggaaGATAAGGTACAACACTAAAGGAATTGTCCCTAAGCATCGCTCTTACTGATTGTCCGCTTCATGAGGCGTGTAAAGATTTACCATTCACTATTACTGATTGTCATGTTTGGGTTAATGTAACCCTTGTCTTATCATTACTTTcaccaattttttaattatatattattgttcTATTTTACTTTGGAATTCTAAGCTTTTGAAGGAAAGTTTATCTTTATTGTTTTGGGTACTCTTCCTAGATCCTTGCTAAGGCCtatgaaaataattgaaatgtttGTGGCCTACAAACTTTAGCTGGAGACATGGAATATAGTCTGACTGGTTGCATTGTGTtggaacttgtttattttggatggttgtgttgtgttggaaacttgtgataGCAGGGAAAAATTATTTAGTTCTGATAACAGGGAAAAAACAGCCAAAAAAGAGGGCAGGAAAAAACAGCCAAAAAAGAgaagctatagccgcgttttaaaaacgcggctatagtttcTATGCAAGATTGGCAAAGGAACTGACAaagggctatagccgcgttaaTAACCGCGGCTCAagcgggtc
This genomic interval carries:
- the LOC142620233 gene encoding pleiotropic drug resistance protein 3-like, which produces MTCSGQQIPRLPTFEGLRSSLIDNNGDVGSTDNKGKRVIDVTKLGAQERHHFIEKLIKHIEHDNLHLLRKIKNRIDNVGVKLPTVEVRYKNLRVEAECEVVHSKPLPTLWNSLRSVLSAFTKLPSSKASQTKISIINDISGIIKPGRISLLLGPPGCGKTTLLKALSGNLNQSLKCKLEDNLNLEYTLMKETMSMKTKGQLLCSEDGYTSGLELPTCSS